Proteins found in one Aspergillus chevalieri M1 DNA, chromosome 2, nearly complete sequence genomic segment:
- a CDS encoding WD40 repeat domain-containing protein (COG:O;~EggNog:ENOG410PK80;~InterPro:IPR036322,IPR015943,IPR019775,IPR001680, IPR017986;~PFAM:PF00400;~go_function: GO:0005515 - protein binding [Evidence IEA]): MTMDGFDEETFKQFFPTSFGKQTRTTNINAQIDRTKRSEVSVKPDGDDTKKELTDSAGADTRGEFETRPEEQEARDDDDDDSDDNDSDEDDEDEFPISHELLIKTHERAVTTMTVDPSGSRLITGSNDCSIKLHDFASMTPTTIRAFKSVDPSVKKQSAAQETHAVHYAAFNPITPSHVMVVPATPQPRILDRDGETLVEFVKGDMYLRDLHNTKGHISEVTSGAWNPTDYNLCVTAGTDSTVRIWDANVGRSQKEVIVHKSRVAGSAGRSKMTAVAWGSPKQGGSNILVAAALDGSLLMWGGNGPFNRPSGEIRDAHTRDTWTSGLDVSSDGRLVISKGGDDTIKLWDTRKFKQPVTTAHHPSSSTRYPTSNIIFSPTSANVLTGSETGHLHILNPATLKPELVTPVTPGSPLITVLWHEKLNQILTGSANAETHVLYNPKTSTKGAAMVMSKAPKRRHVDDDPNLTMDLSQGLSGENVVVGSNGIPHYSSSTWSARHPTIGLTASGRPKDPRRPHLPLQTPFAKSQPDERHIRENIPLSSMRDEDPREALLKYAEKAEKDPIFTKAWKETQPKTIYREVSDDEEEQQPDKKKARR; encoded by the coding sequence GCGCAGATTGACCGCACCAAGCGGTCGGAAGTCTCTGTCAAGCCCGATGGCGATGATACTAAGAAAGAGTTAACTGACAGCGCAGGCGCTGATACTCGAGGAGAATTCGAGACAAGGCCCGAAGAGCAGGAGGCCcgtgatgacgatgacgatgattcCGACGATAATGACTCggatgaagacgacgaggacgagttTCCGATTTCGCATGAGCTTCTTATCAAAACACACGAACGCGCCGTGACAACCATGACCGTAGACCCGTCGGGGTCACGATTGATTACCGGGTCTAATGATTGTTCGATTAAGTTACATGATTTTGCCTCTATGACGCCGACGACCATACGCGCATTCAAGTCTGTCGACCCGTCCGTGAAGAAGCAGTCCGCCGCGCAGGAAACACATGCCGTTCACTACGCAGCGTTTAATCCCATCACCCCGAGTCATGTCATGGTTGTGCCCGCGACGCCGCAGCCGCGAATCCTGGATCGAGATGGCGAGACACTCGTCGAGTTTGTCAAGGGAGATATGTACCTGAGGGATCTTCACAATACAAAGGGTCATATATCGGAGGTGACTAGTGGAGCTTGGAATCCGACAGATTACAATCTCTGTGTTACTGCTGGGACTGACAGCACGGTACGCATATGGGATGCCAACGTTGGGCGATCACAGAAGGAAGTTATCGTGCATAAGTCGAGGGTGGCGGGTTCTGCTGGTCGAAGCAAAATGACTGCTGTCGCATGGGGCTCCCCGAAGCAAGGTGGAAGCAATATCCTTGTCGCTGCGGCTCTTGATGGGAGCTTGTTGATGTGGGGTGGCAATGGGCCATTTAATAGACCCAGTGGGGAAATTAGGGATGCGCACACTCGGGATACATGGACCAGCGGGTTGGATGTCAGCTCAGATGGGCGACTTGTGATCTCCAAGGGCGGCGATGATACCATCAAGCTCTGGGATACCAGGAAGTTCAAGCAACCGGTCACTACCGCCCATCACCCATCCAGCTCTACCCGCTACCCAACATCGAACATCATCTTCTCCCCTACGTCCGCAAATGTACTCACAGGCTCCGAAACGGGCCACCTACACATTCTAAACCCAGCAACTCTAAAACCGGAGCTCGTCACCCCAGTCACTCCAGGCTCACCCTTAATCACCGTCCTCTGGCACGAAAAACTCAACCAAATCCTCACTGGCTCCGCCAACGCCGAAACCCACGTCCTCTACAACCCCAAAACCTCCACAAAGGGCGCCGCAATGGTCATGTCCAAAGCCCCCAAACGCCGGCATGTCGATGACGACCCCAATCTCACCATGGACCTTTCCCAGGGTCTCTCTGGCGAAAACGTTGTCGTCGGATCCAACGGAATCCCGCATTACAGTTCTTCGACTTGGTCCGCTCGACACCCTACTATCGGTCTTACTGCATCGGGAAGACCGAAGGATCCCCGACGGCCGCATTTACCCCTGCAGACGCCGTTTGCCAAGTCGCAGCCTGATGAGAGGCATATCCGGGAGAATATCCCGCTTAGCTCGATGCGGGATGAGGATCCAAGAGAGGCGTTGTTGAAGTATGCGGAGAAGGCTGAGAAGGATCCGATTTTCACGAAGGCGTGGAAGGAGACCCAGCCGAAGACGATTTATCGGGAGGttagtgatgatgaggaggagcagCAGCCTGATAAGAAGAAGGCTAGGCGGTGA
- a CDS encoding uncharacterized protein (COG:P;~EggNog:ENOG410PKTG;~InterPro:IPR011008,IPR006314;~go_function: GO:0004601 - peroxidase activity [Evidence IEA];~go_function: GO:0020037 - heme binding [Evidence IEA];~go_process: GO:0055114 - oxidation-reduction process [Evidence IEA]), which yields MPPSSSLSWRKWPTKSSHPASSAQDMRTETFFYNSARRQGKITGPPVLQIAGVNTTFSYGGLAKLGKEGLQGLAFRDGQFHSMVEIIHGEDLKTRGNEHFGFKDGIAQPQLEGLNDPRANTRKKSFRSTPPGVIITGRGRGHNEPDWAKDGSYMASRKLRHFFLEFKDFLQRETSRLGYAPEQLGTRLVGRWESGAEKDDFHFTKNDQSECPFAAHIRKARP from the exons ATGCCTCCAAGTTCAAGCCTCAGCTGGAGGAAATGGCCAACAAAGTCATCACACCCCGCCAGTAGTGCCCAAGACATGCGAACAGAGACTTTTTTCTACAATAGTGCGCGGCGCCAGGGCAAGATTACAGGCCCGCCGGTGCTGCAAATTGCTGGTGTCAACACCACATTCAGTTACGGCGGTCTGGCAAAG CTGGGGAAGGAAGGTTTGCAGGGCTTAGCCTTCCGTGACGGTCAATTCCACAGCATG GTCGAAATAATTCATGGAGAGGACTTGAAAACGCGAGGCAATGAACA CTTTGGATTCAAGGATGGTATCGCGCAGCCTCAACTGGAGGGTCTTAATGACCCAAGGGCCAACACGCGCAAGAAATCTTTCAGAAGCACGCCGCCAGG GGTCATTATTACCGGACGCGGCCGGGGGCACAATGAACCCGACTGGGCTAAGGATGGTAGTTACATGGCCTCTAGGAAGTTGAGACATTTTTTCCTGGAATTCAAAGA CTTTTTACAGCGAGAGACTTCCCGTCTGGGATATGCTCCAGAACAATTAGGCACGCGCCTGGTTGGACGCTGGGAGAGTG GCGCTGAGAAGGACGACTTCCACTTCACCAAAAATGACCAATCAGAGTGCCCCTTTGCAGCCCATATCCGCAAGGCGAGGCCTTGA
- a CDS encoding uncharacterized protein (COG:P;~EggNog:ENOG410PKTG;~InterPro:IPR011008) yields MRRGIPYGAEATDEELAQKKTIMDRGLLFACYQISLRAGFEFITNGMFNNDYFPPRTPVQPGADSIMTNSVKNATNEDKKLFMNIVDSKQQAKKIEFDPFVESHGGAYLFMPSLDLLREMAH; encoded by the exons ATGCGCCGCGGCATCCCGTACGGGGCCGAAGCAACAGATGAAGAGCTGGCTCAGAAGAAGACAATTATGGACCGTGGCCTTCTATTCGCCTGTTACCAGATTAGCCTCAGAGCTGGGTTCGAGTTTATTACCAACGGTAT GTTCAATAACGATTATTTCCCACCCAGGACTCCTGTGCAACCTGGAGCCGATTCCATAATGACGAACAGCGTCAAGAATGCCACTAACGAGGATAAGAAACTCTTCATGAACATTGTCGACAGCAAGCAGCAGGCAAAGAAAATCGAATTCGACCCATTTGTGGAATCCCACGGCGGCGCATACCTCTTCATGCCGTCCTTGGACCTATTGCGGGAAATGGCTCACTAG
- a CDS encoding DUF803 domain membrane protein (COG:S;~EggNog:ENOG410PJBB;~InterPro:IPR008521;~PFAM:PF05653;~TransMembrane:9 (n8-17c22/23o46-68i182-203o209-229i238-256o276-295i302-318o330-349i370-389o401-419i);~go_component: GO:0016021 - integral component of membrane [Evidence IEA];~go_function: GO:0015095 - magnesium ion transmembrane transporter activity [Evidence IEA];~go_process: GO:0015693 - magnesium ion transport [Evidence IEA]), whose product MGHTQEPLAAGLLAGFVSTIVPSSVPSNQTLSDGHGSGGAGRMHEWSSLIGIITALAGNVLISLALNIQRYAHIRIDKEWMRDRIQRESNWKRSHPGRDAAGANGTAEEYHDEPRGRHHEPTFEPYRDESPDLQHAREGSSRARNQQGEQSASHGGLQESIFSDQTIQPEDKTHRKSYLRSPYWWVGIVLMVLGETGNFMAYGFAPASIVSPLGVVALISNCVIAPFMLKEQFRKRDLLGVFVSIAGAVVVVISAKSSEEKIGPHDIWVMITQWEFELYLGLTAGLIVALMWTSAKHGSQTILIDVGLVALFGGYTALSTKGVSSLLSYTLWHVITFPITYLLVFVLVFSALMQIRYINRALQRFDSTQVIPTQFVLFTLSVIIGSAILYRDFESFGAQRAGKFVGGCLMTFLGVYFITSGRVRADDESTYSADDEEQAIGLLAGERYHDNVDVSPPGPESRIHKSLQRVPEAHDEEPSSPRGSLLSQGIDGFEDDHPTPRGILSAAPSLEDSLTTGSLRAPSPEPPHSLITNPWADSQERLVDSPASEPQIRPVTPPEQTPDQTMGSTVLLRFPPAPGAESNAPQNDDSEAPEADPAQPAAPETPPARRMRNSISMRFSPGPLLPALSGGFSAVVAESLRRGESSPVKERKGRRRTDRRKQLSTTVLDGALRRAGESREAEYDSDGAVDENQDSPFNVSTGRLNSTGGIPTGPSTPAPPRGINRGHQDNNEDVSSLNRLRSLSDSWSGGPTWLGGLLRRGSKQHQQPPINESAIYGDESEQQSTASGNTHQQ is encoded by the exons ATGGGCCACACCCAAGAGCCGTTAGCAGCAGGTCTGCTCGCTGGGTTCGTTTCGACTATCGTTCCGTCATCCGTTCCTTCGAATCAGACACTCTCAGATGGCCATGGAAGTGGGGGTGCTGGGAGAATGCACGAATGGTCATCCTTAATCGGTATCATTACAGCCCTGGCCGGGAATGTGTTGATCTCTCTCGCCCTCAATATCCAGCGTTACGCTCATATTCGAATTGATAAAGAATGGATGCGTGATAGGATACAACGGGAGTCGAATTGGAAAAGGTCGCACCCAGGCAGAGATGCAGCGGGCGCTAACGGTACTGCTGAGGAATACCATGACGAGCCAAGAGGAAGACACCACGAGCCAACTTTCGAGCCTTATCGGGACGAATCCCCAGACCTGCAACATGCGCGCGAGGGCAGCTCCCGTGCTCGGAATCAACAAGGCGAGCAGTCTGCTTCGCATGGTGGCTTACAGGAATCTATCTTCTCCGACCAAACAATCCAACCCGAGGATAAGACCCATCGCAAATCGTACCTCCGTTCTCCGTACTGGTGGGTTGGCATTGTGCTCATGGTCCTTGGGGAGACAGGCAATTTCATGGCCTACGGTTTTGCGCCAGCATCTATTGTCTCGCCTTTGGGCGTCGTCGCCTTAATTTCCAACTGTGTCATTGCGCCATTTATGTTGAAGGAGCAGTTTCGCAAACGGGATCTATTAGGTGTGTTTGTCTCGATCGCTGGAGCTGTGGTGGTCGTGATTAGTGCGAAATCGTCCGAGGAAAAAATCGGCCCCCACGATATCTGGGTAATGATAACTCAGTGGGAGTTTGAACTATACTTGGGTCTGACCGCGGGTTTAATCGTCGCTCTCATGTGGACGAGCGCGAAGCATGGTTCGCAGACTATTCTCATCGACGTTGGGCTTGTTGCTCTCTTTG GTGGATATACTGCTTTATCAACGAAAGGCGTATCTTCATTGTTGTCGTACACTCTATGGCATGTGATCACTTTCCCTATCACCTATCTTTTGGTGTTTGTCCTTGTTTTCAGTGCTTTAATGCAAATCCGTTACATCAACCGAGCGCTTCAGCGATTTGACTCGACCCAAGTGATCCCGACTCAGTTTGTCCTCTTTACGCTCTCTGTGATTATCGGCAGTGCCATTCTTTACCGTGATTTCGAGTCCTTCGGTGCCCAGCGCGCAGGGAAATTCGTGGGTGGCTGTCTCATGACATTCCTTGGTGTATATTTCATCACAAGCGGTAGAGTCCGTGCGGATGATGAGTCGACCTACTCTGCGGACGATGAGGAGCAGGCAATCGGTCTGTTAGCCGGGGAGCGTTATCATGATAACGTTGATGTATCACCGCCAGGACCAGAATCGAGGATACATAAGTCGTTACAACGTGTCCCCGAGGCTCATGACGAGGAGCCGTCATCACCCAGAGGATCACTACTCAGCCAAGGCATTGATGGTTTCGAAGACGACCACCCTACACCCAGGGGCATTCTGTCGGCTGCCCCCTCTTTAGAAGATTCACTGACCACTGGATCACTTCGTGCACCATCACCCGAACCTCCTCATTCGCTTATCACGAATCCCTGGGCTGATTCTCAGGAACGCCTTGTCGACTCCCCGGCATCAGAACCCCAGATTCGCCCGGTTACTCCTCCAGAGCAGACTCCCGACCAAACCATGGGATCGACGGTTCTTCTCCGCTTTCCACCTGCACCAGGTGCGGAGAGCAATGCCCCACAAAATGACGACAGCGAGGCGCCAGAGGCCGATCCCGCCCAGCCTGCCGCTCCGGAAACGCCTCCAGCCCGTAGGATGCGCAATTCCATCTCGATGCGTTTCTCGCCTGGTCCGCTTCTTCCCGCTCTTTCCGGCGGATTCAGTGCAGTAGTAGCCGAGTCTCTCCGCCGCGGCGAGTCTAGCCCGGTGAAAGAGCGAAAGGGCAGGAGAAGGACAGACAGGAGGAAGCAATTAAGCACGACTGTCTTGGACGGCGCACTTCGCAGAGCAGGTGAATCCCGAGAGGCAGAATATGACTCTGACGGCGCTGTCGACGAAAACCAGGACTCTCCATTTAATGTGTCTACTGGTCGACTCAACTCGACAGGAGGGATACCCACTGGTCCTTCGACCCCGGCTCCCCCACGGGGCATCAACCGCGGACATCAAGACAACAACGAAGATGTCTCTAGCCTCAACCGCCTTCGAAGCCTCAGTGATTCCTGGAGCGGCGGACCAACATGGTTAGGAGGTCTCCTCCGTAGAGGCAGcaaacaacaccaacaaccaccaaTCAACGAATCCGCCATCTACGGCGATGAAAGCGAACAACAATCCACTGCATCAGGGAACACGCATCAGCAATGA
- a CDS encoding uncharacterized protein (COG:S;~EggNog:ENOG410PKE0;~SECRETED:SignalP(1-36)): MASQLGFTISFLVFSLFKHSCIPSLICDLNISLAVAMETAPLTLAHTHARNAVLETRKANPVAASEEHDLAAGEFSTAANTSSDREALRTLQLLERHHKKLAEILRFQHENPSSASAAETTSSPATTPGLNAQQPVAQQPPRLSGNKRLSTREASSSIASNLASARGIPSHPRRASPASPTLSSQQAGAKMTDSPPRARTGESKLRGTQYYPTKDRTGRVSAPKQPWSPPSISPTDITSQQVVPVDAVDSPRQKRITEEPFQRFYSTFEGLISKISAPLAFAGLPLGTDANQAESTKGKSSAETRLDRQQAISDRPSTSTEPDVSKIFSKAALRAVRDGTNGAPNTTAESFYVVPTTGGTVSYAGILSRAEKEARRNSFEEVDEDFVDARETPSPEMRHSMTGAKSRVARGADKLTSLQNPKTLEELQMENQALKHLSDTLSKRLHMWEVNAQSSSMALQQSIRAMHHLPSPEHHPLPAPSGGSAATSPIAPLTAGPSTTDHEQRIKELEELVRTSEKELGQAGRENEKLRNVLGRYRERWEKLKEGAKTRRETQAQAAQQSRDENAAAAPTTSTPAAAVAPVDDDKTTHLGAQEDHETSSRPNENADDSAEQEHQSKDVSED; this comes from the exons ATGGCGTCACAATTGGGCTTCACCATATCCTTTCTagttttctctctcttcaaGCACTCATGTATACCTTCTCTTATATGTGACCTGAATATATCACTTGCTGTGGCCATGGAGACCGCTCCGCTCACCTTG GCCCATACCCATGCGCGCAATGCAGTCCTCGAGACTCGCAAAGCAAATCCCGTAGCAGCGAGCGAGGAGCACGACCTCGCCGCTGGCGAGTTTTCGACTGCCGCTAATACCAGCTCTGACCGCGAG GCCCTGAGGACTCTTCAGCTACTAGAAAGACATCACAAAAAACTCGCAGAGATTCTTCGTTTTCAGCATGAAAATCCTTCGAGTGCTTCAGCGGCAGAGACTACATCTTCGCCTGCCACTACACCGGGGTTGAATGCCCAGCAACCGGTTGCTCAGCAGCCTCCAAGACTTTCCGGGAATAAAAGGCTGTCAACAAGAGAGGCCTCATCTTCAATCGCGAGTAATCTGGCCTCCGCACGGGGGATTCCATCGCATCCTCGTCGGGCCTCCCCTGCATCGCCTACGCTTTCCTCGCAGCAGGCCGGGGCCAAGATGACAGACAGCCCGCCCAGGGCCAGGACGGGTGAATCGAAACTACGAGGCACGCAATATTATCCAACTAAGGACCGCACAGGTCGTGTATCAGCACCAAAACAACCATGGTCCCCGCCAAGCATCAGCCCTACGGATATCACGTCCCAACAGGTTGTCCCTGTAGATGCAGTCGACTCCCCGCGACAGAAGCGGATTACGGAAGAGCCTTTCCAGCGCTTTTATTCCACTTTTGAAGGCTTGATCTCCAAGATATCTGCACCCCTGGCATTCGCAGGTCTCCCGCTGGGAACAGATGCAAACCAGGCAGAATCCACGAAAGGCAAATCCTCCGCGGAAACGAGACTGGATCGTCAACAGGCCATCTCTGACCGCCCCAGCACATCTACAGAGCCAGACGTCAGCAAAATATTCTCCAAGGCTGCCTTGCGAGCCGTCCGCGACGGAACGAATGGGGCCCCGAACACTACCGCGGAATCATTCTACGTCGTCCCGACGACTGGCGGAACTGTCTCATACGCTGGAATACTAAGCAGAGCTGAAAAGGAAGCGCGAAGAAATAGCTTTGAAGAAGTCGATGAAGACTTTGTCGATGCCCGAGAAACCCCATCCCCAGAAATGCGCCACAGCATGACAGGAGCCAAATCCAGGGTAGCCCGCGGTGCAGATAAACTCACAAGCCTACAAAACCCCAAAACACTGGAAGAGTTGCAAATGGAGAATCAAGCCCTAAAACACCTATCAGACACACTCTCGAAACGTCTACACATGTGGGAAGTCAACGCGCAGTCTTCCTCAATGGCTCTGCAACAATCCATACGAGCAATGCACCACCTTCCCTCCCCAGAACACCACCCCCTACCGGCACCGTCCGGAGGATCAGCCGCTACATCACCCATTGCACCGCTCACCGCTGGTCCATCAACGACAGACCACGAGCAACGCATAAAGGAACTCGAAGAACTAGTCCGTACCAGCGAGAAAGAACTCGGTCAGGCGGGCCGTGAAAACGAGAAATTACGAAATGTGCTTGGTCGATACAGAGAACGGTGGGAGAAGTTGAAAGAGGGCGCGAAGACTAGACGGGAGactcaggctcaggctgcACAGCAAAGCAGGGATGAgaatgctgctgctgcgcctACTACGTCTACTCctgccgccgccgtcgcTCCTGTCGACGACGACAAAACGACCCATCTCGGGGCGCAAGAGGATCACGAGACTTCATCGAGGCCAAATGAGAACGCCGATGACAGTGCGGAGCAGGAACATCAATCCAAAGACGTCTCTGAAGATTAG